In a genomic window of Akkermansia massiliensis:
- a CDS encoding Fic family protein → MKTPYLPEYLPVLKRIDANAFADILGKANGAVARYDGIVRTLVNPDILLSPFMTQEAVLSSKIEGTQATIDEVYEQDAGISFSESKREDIDEIKNYRSALKFASRSLGERPLSLGLVKEIHRILLEGVRGNTKSPGLFREVQNWIGSHGCPIEQASYIPPDPVHVEALMENWLDYMVNDWSIEEKAQLDPLVRAAVMHVQFEMIHPFLDGNGRIGRLMIPLFLYAKNILHRPMFYMSAYLEAHRDEYYRCLNAVHEENKWNEWLSFFLRAMVEQATANINRAVEINKLHNELEDAFRNITHSEYSHLLLDCIFETPIFTRPQIIKKMKEKENTCQDMTVRNLLNQIIEAGLVRKVREGSGRKPAVFELGKLLQIASG, encoded by the coding sequence ATGAAGACACCTTATCTTCCGGAATATCTGCCTGTTCTAAAAAGAATTGATGCAAACGCATTTGCCGATATCCTGGGAAAAGCCAACGGAGCTGTAGCTCGTTATGATGGAATAGTAAGGACGTTGGTCAATCCTGACATTCTCCTGTCACCCTTCATGACTCAAGAAGCAGTTCTGTCTTCCAAAATCGAAGGCACGCAGGCAACCATTGACGAAGTGTACGAACAAGACGCTGGCATATCATTCAGCGAAAGCAAAAGGGAGGACATTGACGAAATTAAAAATTATCGGTCAGCCTTGAAATTTGCATCCCGCAGTCTCGGAGAAAGGCCGTTGAGCCTTGGCTTGGTCAAGGAAATCCATAGAATTCTGCTGGAAGGCGTGCGCGGCAACACAAAGTCCCCCGGCCTTTTCCGAGAGGTACAAAACTGGATAGGTTCCCACGGCTGCCCGATCGAACAGGCCTCCTACATTCCTCCCGATCCGGTGCACGTGGAAGCCTTGATGGAAAACTGGTTGGACTACATGGTGAATGATTGGAGCATTGAGGAGAAAGCTCAGCTGGACCCTCTTGTTCGGGCAGCCGTGATGCACGTTCAGTTTGAGATGATTCATCCATTTCTGGACGGCAACGGCCGAATCGGACGGCTCATGATTCCTCTTTTTCTTTATGCCAAGAACATTTTGCACCGTCCCATGTTTTACATGTCCGCCTATCTGGAAGCTCACCGGGACGAATATTACAGATGCTTGAATGCCGTCCATGAAGAAAATAAATGGAACGAATGGCTTTCCTTTTTCCTGCGGGCGATGGTGGAGCAGGCCACGGCAAACATCAACCGCGCCGTAGAGATCAACAAACTTCATAACGAACTAGAAGATGCTTTCAGGAACATCACCCATTCCGAATACTCTCATCTGCTTCTGGATTGCATTTTCGAGACCCCCATCTTTACGAGGCCTCAAATTATTAAAAAAATGAAGGAGAAGGAAAACACCTGCCAAGACATGACTGTTCGCAATCTCCTGAATCAGATCATCGAAGCCGGGTTGGTGCGGAAGGTGAGAGAAGGAAGCGGCAGAAAGCCTGCCGTATTTGAGCTGGGAAAACTTCTGCAAATCGCCTCTGGCTAG
- the pgsA gene encoding CDP-diacylglycerol--glycerol-3-phosphate 3-phosphatidyltransferase yields MLNLPNAITLTRIALVVVFTAAVSIADQYSWGYLAALVTFILAACTDWLDGYLARRLNQVTTFGKLIDPLADKIAVSAAFIYLTGVGLCPVWVTILIISREFLVTGLRQIAQDHGVIIPAGTSGKWKTAFQLAFCIASLLALTWTHTPEYLPSFLDQLAALCLWHGSGASNFLYQFTLWGSIILTVYSGAVYCVGARKFFQH; encoded by the coding sequence ATGCTGAACCTGCCTAACGCTATTACCCTGACACGGATTGCCCTGGTAGTCGTCTTCACGGCAGCAGTCAGCATCGCGGACCAGTATTCCTGGGGATACCTGGCCGCACTGGTCACCTTCATCCTGGCGGCCTGCACGGACTGGCTGGACGGCTACCTGGCCCGCCGCCTGAACCAGGTCACCACCTTCGGCAAGCTCATTGACCCCCTGGCGGACAAGATTGCCGTTTCCGCCGCCTTCATTTACCTGACGGGCGTGGGGCTATGCCCCGTCTGGGTCACCATTCTCATCATCAGCCGGGAATTCCTGGTCACGGGCCTGCGCCAGATTGCCCAGGACCACGGCGTCATCATTCCCGCGGGCACGTCCGGCAAATGGAAAACCGCCTTCCAGCTGGCTTTCTGCATCGCCTCCCTGCTGGCCCTGACCTGGACGCACACGCCGGAATACCTGCCCTCCTTCCTGGACCAGCTTGCGGCGCTCTGCCTGTGGCACGGATCCGGAGCTTCCAATTTCCTGTACCAGTTCACTCTGTGGGGCTCCATCATCCTGACCGTGTATTCCGGGGCCGTTTACTGCGTGGGCGCGCGCAAATTCTTCCAGCACTAA
- the ligA gene encoding NAD-dependent DNA ligase LigA, with translation MEEDLFSLAAGKQPSQQAKDEAGSQAGEPQESAAPVQPGKTKEDVRNRVDYLRSELRRHNRLYYEQAEPEISDAEYDALFLKLEKLEKAHPELAEPDSPTRRVGGAPLQGFNQIRHAVPMLSIDDIFEQRDAPVPDEELVEFYNKLVKALKTETVPVSVEPKIDGVALSIMYRDGRLAYAATRGDGDVGDDVTANVRTIRSVPLTLPAGAPPVLEVRGEVFMPNEAFAKLNEERDAEGLPAFANPRNATAGTLKQLDPRQVAARPLAFLAHGLGAYEGPELTNVKDFWDMLRHCGIPCNDPVYYTDSLESTRQAVRDIDRLRHTLPYGTDGAVIKISSMATREALGATARAPRWAAAYKFPPEQKETALLNIIVQVGRTGVLTPVAELKPVLLSGSTVARATLHNQDEIDRKDVRIGDTVLVEKAGEIIPAVLKVNLSKRPADARPYSILEATGGLCPACGNPIMKEEGKVAWRCTNFTCPAQAVSGITHFCSRSALDVESIGSSVAEALRSSGLAASALDLFSLKLEQLANLNLGTPEEPRRYGEKNAQKALDALQNARELPLERWLIAFGIPLVGEVVAKALADTHPDLEHVADSSYLRDIVRLDELMEQAAKTNPNTRENRKAVKEGALSAEAVQERHQELTDEIDRLTAPYLETGYLRKNTAKFSYGSEIGVAAAKSLQSFFTSAAGNHTMDVLRGLGINPQSQSYRANLLEIPAGALSGKTFVITGTLSQPRDYFEQLIAAHGGKATGAISKSTSYLLAGSGGGSKRDKALKLGVPVISEEDFNKLVGE, from the coding sequence ATGGAGGAAGACCTTTTTTCCCTGGCGGCCGGCAAGCAGCCGTCACAGCAGGCAAAGGATGAAGCGGGATCCCAAGCCGGAGAACCGCAGGAAAGCGCCGCCCCCGTCCAGCCCGGCAAGACGAAGGAAGACGTGCGCAACCGCGTGGACTACCTGCGTTCCGAACTGCGCCGCCACAACCGGCTGTATTACGAACAGGCGGAACCGGAGATCTCCGATGCGGAATATGACGCCCTGTTCCTGAAGCTTGAAAAACTGGAAAAGGCCCATCCCGAACTGGCGGAGCCGGATTCACCCACGCGCCGTGTGGGGGGGGCGCCGCTCCAGGGCTTCAACCAGATCAGGCACGCAGTGCCCATGCTGTCCATTGACGACATTTTCGAGCAGCGCGACGCCCCTGTTCCGGACGAGGAACTGGTGGAATTCTACAACAAGCTGGTCAAGGCGCTGAAAACGGAAACGGTGCCCGTCTCCGTGGAACCCAAGATTGACGGGGTAGCCCTCTCCATCATGTACCGCGACGGGCGGCTCGCTTATGCGGCCACGCGCGGGGACGGAGACGTGGGGGATGACGTGACGGCCAACGTCCGCACCATCCGCAGCGTCCCCCTCACCCTTCCCGCTGGGGCCCCTCCCGTGCTGGAGGTGCGCGGAGAGGTCTTCATGCCCAATGAAGCCTTTGCCAAACTAAATGAGGAACGGGACGCGGAAGGTCTCCCCGCCTTCGCCAACCCGCGCAACGCCACCGCCGGAACCCTCAAGCAGCTGGACCCCCGGCAGGTGGCCGCCCGTCCCCTGGCCTTCCTGGCCCACGGGCTTGGCGCGTATGAAGGGCCGGAACTCACGAATGTAAAGGATTTCTGGGACATGCTCCGCCACTGCGGCATTCCCTGCAATGATCCGGTGTATTATACGGACAGCCTGGAATCCACCCGTCAGGCCGTGCGGGACATTGACAGGCTCCGCCACACGCTCCCCTACGGCACGGACGGCGCCGTCATTAAAATCAGCTCCATGGCCACCCGGGAGGCCCTGGGAGCCACGGCGCGCGCCCCCCGCTGGGCGGCGGCGTACAAATTCCCCCCGGAACAGAAGGAAACCGCCCTGCTGAACATCATCGTGCAGGTGGGCCGCACCGGGGTGCTGACGCCCGTGGCGGAACTCAAGCCCGTGCTGCTGTCCGGCTCCACGGTGGCGCGAGCCACCCTTCACAACCAGGATGAAATCGACCGGAAGGACGTCCGCATCGGAGATACCGTGCTGGTGGAAAAGGCGGGGGAAATCATCCCCGCCGTTCTGAAAGTGAACCTTTCCAAACGTCCGGCGGATGCCAGGCCCTACAGCATTCTGGAAGCCACGGGGGGCCTGTGCCCCGCGTGCGGCAACCCCATCATGAAGGAGGAGGGAAAAGTGGCCTGGCGCTGCACCAACTTCACCTGTCCTGCGCAGGCCGTGTCGGGCATCACCCACTTCTGCTCCCGCTCCGCGCTGGACGTGGAAAGCATCGGCTCTTCCGTGGCGGAAGCTTTGAGAAGCTCCGGCCTGGCTGCCTCCGCGCTGGACCTCTTCTCCCTGAAGCTGGAACAGCTCGCCAACCTGAACCTGGGCACGCCGGAGGAACCGCGCCGCTATGGGGAAAAGAACGCCCAGAAAGCGCTGGACGCCCTGCAAAACGCGCGCGAGCTTCCGCTGGAACGCTGGCTCATCGCCTTCGGCATTCCCCTGGTAGGGGAAGTAGTCGCCAAGGCGCTGGCGGACACGCACCCGGACCTGGAGCATGTGGCGGACTCCTCCTACCTCCGGGACATCGTGCGCCTGGACGAGCTGATGGAACAAGCCGCCAAAACCAACCCCAACACCCGTGAAAACAGAAAGGCGGTGAAGGAAGGCGCGCTTTCCGCAGAGGCGGTGCAGGAGCGCCATCAGGAACTGACGGATGAAATCGACCGCCTGACCGCCCCCTATCTGGAAACGGGCTACCTGCGCAAGAACACGGCCAAGTTCAGCTATGGCTCCGAAATCGGCGTGGCGGCGGCCAAATCCCTCCAGAGCTTTTTCACCTCCGCAGCGGGGAACCATACGATGGACGTTCTGCGCGGCCTGGGCATCAATCCCCAGTCCCAGTCCTACCGGGCCAACCTTCTGGAAATCCCGGCGGGGGCCCTGTCCGGCAAGACCTTCGTCATCACCGGAACGCTCAGCCAACCGCGGGACTACTTTGAACAGCTCATTGCCGCCCACGGGGGGAAAGCCACCGGAGCCATTTCCAAATCCACCTCCTACCTCCTGGCAGGCAGCGGCGGCGGCTCCAAACGGGACAAGGCCCTCAAGCTGGGCGTTCCCGTCATCTCCGAGGAAGACTTCAACAAGCTGGTCGGGGAATAG